In Gemmatimonadaceae bacterium, the sequence CTCCGGCAGTGGGCCGCGACCCGCTTGTCGTGCATCTGGGCCACTTCGCACACCGCAGCGATCTCCGCCTCGGTCATGACGGTCTGGTGGGCACGGGCATGCGGCACGAACTCGTCACCCGAAGGATTGATCTTCAAGGTATCCACGCCCTCTCGCACCATCTCGCGCGCCGTCTTGCGAAACTCGTCCGCCCCGTCGCAGACGATGGCGAAGGTTTCGCGATGCATGTGGCGCAGACGTACGTCGCCCAGGCCTGCGGTCGGTGCCAGCTCGGGGCTTGCGGCGAGCGTCCGCGGCCCGGGGAAATCGCCGGCGTCGATGGCGTTGCGGAGCACGATGTCCAGCCGGGCCTTGGCCGCCGCCGCACTGTTGCAGGCCGTGAAGCCCTGGTCGAGCATCTTCTTCGCGTTCCTGACGGAACGCAGGATGTGCTCTTCCGGCGGCACGAACCCGAGCGATTCCAGATCGGAGGTGTCGAGAAACGTGAGGTGCGAGTGCGATTCGATGAGCCCCGGCATCAAGGTTGCCCCCATGCCGTCGACGATGGTGGCCCCTTCAGCCGCGATGGGCGTCCCCTGCGGAGCCACGGCCTTGATGCGATTGCCTTCGATCAGTGCCGAACCCGCGAAAGGCGGCGCTCCGGTGCAATCAAGTATGTTGACGTTCCTGAACAGCGTTCTTGTCGCCATCACTCCTCCCGTCTCAAGGTCAGGTCGATGCGTCCGGGTCGCATCGACTCAGAAGAATACGCCTACCGTCACCAGAAAACCGGCACGATAGTAGAACACCAGGTCGGTCGTGAAGCGCTTGCCGGATACGCCCACGGTGGGCAGTACCATGGGCGCGATCCCGTACTCGTTCCACGGGATGTTGTCGTCGTACTCGCCCTTGTAGCCATGCACGAGGCCGCCGACCAGCTTGACGTGCAGCAGCGGCGCCCGTTCCTCGAGGGGACGCCAGAGCTTGCCGCCGTAGAGCATCTGGCTCGGCTGGTCGAAGGAATTGCGAAACGTGGCGGCACCGACCAGCCAGCGCGTGACCCAGTGGTATTCGAGGCCGAGGTAGCGGT encodes:
- a CDS encoding amidohydrolase family protein, with the translated sequence MATRTLFRNVNILDCTGAPPFAGSALIEGNRIKAVAPQGTPIAAEGATIVDGMGATLMPGLIESHSHLTFLDTSDLESLGFVPPEEHILRSVRNAKKMLDQGFTACNSAAAAKARLDIVLRNAIDAGDFPGPRTLAASPELAPTAGLGDVRLRHMHRETFAIVCDGADEFRKTAREMVREGVDTLKINPSGDEFVPHARAHQTVMTEAEIAAVCEVAQMHDKRVAAHCR